Part of the Kitasatospora cineracea genome is shown below.
GCCACGAACCGCTCCGCCGTCAGCCCCGGCCGCCCCAGGTACCCCCGGGCCAGGTTCGCCCCCGCCAGGTACAGCTCCCCGGCCACCCCCGCCGGCACCGGCCGCAGCCGCCCGTCCAGCACGTACGCCCGCATCCCGTCCACCACCCGGCCGATCGGCACCGAGCCGCCCGCCACCGGCCCCGCCACCCGGTGCGCGGTCGCGTCGATGGTCGCCTCGGTCGGCCCGTACAGGTTGTGCACCGCCACCCCCCAGCGCCCCGCGACGGCCTCGGCCAGCCCCCGGGGCAGCACCTCCCCGCCGCACAGCACCGCCCGCAGCCCGGCCGACGGCCGCTCCGCCCCGCCCCGGCCGCCCCCCTCGCCCAGCACCAGCGCCAGGTGCGAGGGCACGAACTGGGCCACCGTCACGTCGGAGCGGCGCATCCAGTCGAGCAGCTCGCGCGGCTCCCGGTTGGCCCCGGCCGGGGCCACGCACACCTCCGCGCCGCAGGTCAGCGGCAGCCACAGCTCCCACACCGAGGCGTCGAAGCTGGTCGAGGTGCGGGCGAGCACCCGGTCGTCCGGGGTCAGCCCCAGGTGCCGGGCCATCCACGCCATGTGGTTGGCCAGCGCCAGGTGCGGGACGACCACGCCCTTGGGACGGCCGGTCGACCCGGAGGTGTAGATCACGTACGCGGCCTCCGCCGGACCGGCCGGACCGGCCGGACCGCCGCGGCCCGCCGGGGCCGGCGGCAGCGGGGCGTCCAGCGCGAGGCGGGGCACCCCGGTCGCCGCCGCCGACACCGCGGCCGGGACGTCCGGCCCGGTGAGCAGCAGCGCGGGCCGGGCGTCCGCCAGCATCTGCCCGATCCGCGCGGCCGGGTAGCCGGGGTCCACGGGCAGGTAGGCGGCGCCCGCCCGCAGCACCGCGAGCATGCCCACCACGGCCTCCACCGAGGGCGCCGCGGCCAGCGCCACCAGCGCACCCCGGCCCGCACCGCGCCCGCGCAGCACGGCGGCCAGCGCGTCCGCCCGGGCGTCCAGCTCGGCGTACGTGAGCCGGGTACGGGCGTCCCGGACGGCGGGCGCGCCGGGCGTGCGGGCCGCCCACCGGGCGACCTGCTCGGGCACGTTCAGCCCGGGCAGCGGACGCTGCTCGCCGCGCCCGCCCGCCAGCAGCCGCTCGCGCTCCGGCCCGGTCAGCGGGTCGAAGTCCCCGACCGCCCGGTCGGGGTCCGCGACGGCCAGCGCCAGGACGCGCGCGAACCGGTCCGCGAGCGCCCGCGCCGTCCCCGCGTCGAACAGCTCGGCGGCGTACTCCAGGTGCCCGCCCAGCCGAACCGTTCCGCCACCCGCCCCGCCATCCCCGGCCCGGACCCCGGCCCCGGCCCCGCTCTCGGCCCTGGTTTCTGCTCCGGCCCCGGTCTCGGCCTTCGCCTCGGCCCCGGCTTCCGCCCCGGCCCCGGCTTCCGCCCCGGCCCGGGTCTCGGTCAGCGAGAAGGTCAGGTCGAACTTGCTGGTCGTCGGCGCCCCGGACAGGTCCCGCACCGTCACGCCGGGCAGGTCCAGCTCGGGTGCCCGCTGGTTCTGCAGCACCAGCATGGTCTGGAACAGCGGGTGGTGGCCGCCGGAGCGGTCCGGGTTGAGGTCCTCCACCAGGCGCTCGAACGGCAGGTCGGCGTGGCCGAACGCGGCCAGGTCGAACTCCCGCACCCGGCCCAGCAGTTCACGGAACGTCGGGTCCCCGGACAGGTCGGTGCGCAGCACCACGGTGTTGACGAAGAAGCCGACCAGCTCGTCCAGCGCCTCCTCGGTGCGCCCGGCCAGCGCCGTGCCCAGCGGGACGTCGGTGCCCGCGCCGTGCGCGTGCAGCGTCACCGCGAGCGCCGCGTGCAGCACCATGAACGGCGTGCAGCCGCTCTCCCGGGCCAGCCGGACCAGCCCGGCGTACGCCTCGGCGGGCAGCTCGAACGGCACCGCGCCGCCCCGGTGCCCGGGAACCGCCGGGCGGGGGCGGTCCAGCGGCAGCGCCACCGGCCCGGGCAGGCCGGCCAGCGCCCCGCGCCAGAAAGCGAGTTGACGGGACGCCAGGGACTCCGGGTCGTCCTCGGCGCCGAGCAGCTCGCGCTGCCACAGCGCGTAGTCGGCGTACTGGACGCGCAGCGCGGGCCACTCGGGCACGCCGCCGCCGGTCCGGGCCCGGTAGGCGGCCGCCAGGTCCCGGCACAGCGGGGCCAGCGACCAGCCGTCGGCGCCCACGTGGTGCAGCACCAGCACCAGCACGTGCCGCTCCGGTCCGGTCCGCAGCAGCCGGGCCCGCACCGGCAGGTCGGCGGTCAGGTCGAAGGGAGCCCCGGCCGCCTGCCGCACCGCCCCCGCCACCCAGCCGTCCCCGTCCGCCGGAGAGCCCCCGTCCCCGTCCGCCCGGACGCCCTCGACGACCTCCAGCGGCACCCGCGCCGCGGCCTCCGCCGCGTCCAGCACCACCTGCCGGGGCACGCCGTCGCGCTCGGCCAGCACCGTGCGCAGGCTCTCGTGCCGGGCCAGCACGTCCGCCAGCGCACCGCTCAGCGCCGCCGCGTCCAGCGGCCCGTCCAGGGCCAGCACCAGCGGCACGTTGTAGACGTCCCCGGCGTCCTCGGCCCGGTTCAGGAACCACAGCCGCCGCTGCGCGAACGACAGCGGCAGCGGATCGGGCCGCCCCGCCGCCACCAGCGCGGGCCGCCCCGCCCCCGCCGGGCCGAGCACGGCCGCCAGCGCGGCCACCGTCGGGTGCGCGAACACCTCGCGCAGCCCCACCTCGGCCCCCGTCGCCGCCCGGATCCGGGCCACCAGCCGGGTCGCCAGCAGCGAGTGCCCGCCCAGCGCGAAGAAGTCGTCCTCCCCACCCACCGCGGGCACCCCGAGCACGTCCGCGAACAGCCCCGCCAGCAGCTCCTCGTACGGGGTGCGCGGCGCGCCGCCCCCGGCGGCGGCGAGCGGCGGCGCGGGCAGCGCCCGCCGGTCCACCTTGCCGTTGGCGTTCAGCGGCAGCGCGTCCAGCAGCACGAACGCGCCCGGCACCGTGTACGCGGGCAGCACCCGGCCCAGCGCCCGGGCCAGCGCCGGGCCCTCCACCCGGGCCCCGGGCTCCGGCACCACGTACGCCACCAGCCGCGGGTTGCCCGGCACGTCCTCGCGCACCAGCACCCGCACGTCCCGCACGCCCGGGCGGGCCAGCAGCGCGTTCTCCACCTCGGCGGGCTCGATCCGGAAGCCGCGCAGCTTCACCTGCCCGTCGGCCCGCCCCGCGTAGTCGACGTCCCCGTCCGCCGTCCAGCGCACCAGGTCGCCGGTGCGGTACATCCGCGAGCCGTCCGCCGCGAACGGGTCCGCGACGAACCGCCCGGCGGTCAGGCCCGGCCGGCCCAGGTAGCCGCGCGCCACCCCCGCCCCGCCCACGTACAACTCGCCCACCACGCCCGGCGGGACGGGACGCAGCGCCGCGTCCAGCACGTACAGCCGCATCCCGTCCAGGGCCCGGCCGATCGGCGGCACCCCGTCCGCGCCGGGCCGCACCCGGTGGCGGGTGGCGAAGGTGGTGGTCTCGGTCGGCCCGTACACGTGCAGCACCGCGGTGTCCGGCGCGGCCGCGGCGACCCCGCCCATCACCCCGGGGGCGGCCGCCTCGCCGCCCGCCGCGACCAGCCGCAGGCCCGCGAACGCCCCCGGGTCGGTCCGGGCGATCTCGTTGCACAGCGCGGTGGTCAGGAACAGCGCGCTCACCCCGTGCCGCTCCACCGCCGCCCGCAGCCCGGCCGCGTCCAGCACTCCCGGCGGGGCGACCACCACCCGGCCGCCGTTCAGCAGCGGCGCCCAGACCTCGAACGTCGAGGCGTCGAAGACGTACGCCGAGTGCATCAGCACCGCGTCCACCGCCCCGTCCGCCCACGCCCCGTCCGCAGCCAGCGCCAGCACGTCGGCGTGGCTCACCCCGACGCCCTT
Proteins encoded:
- a CDS encoding non-ribosomal peptide synthetase, which encodes MSEYRPVPSPETAPELPEPLPELPELLELTAAQQGVRYGQLVDPDSAKYNIGECLEIRGGLDEELFAAVVDRVVHHCDSLNAVLVERDGAVRQRVVRPEGVRERLRRVDLGGEPDPVAAAERYMARDMAAVDDLAAPSHHWALLRLGPGLHYWYVRYHHISMDGLSGAVVARAVAELYTRAAGGAEPVEVAGPVGGPLRALVAEEAAYRASEQYAADRAYWVGRFADRPADAGAGTLLRRRTDAGAGTPLRRRTDGAPAGGGGALHTGGTMPLPVFEGLRRLAAEHRTTWSAVLVAAVAAYAARVAGRSEVCLGLASHGRPGRFREAVGMTATVLPLPLAVEPGATVGGLVRAVAAEMRGALRHRRFSRAELARALNLADGGARLTDLVVNVMGYDYGLDFAGSRATSRVLSIGPVDDVSLFVAERAEGTGPLIGFDTDPGLYHPEDVRLHQRAVSGFLAAFAAADADAAVDGLPLVDAEQARRLVEQGRGAALPDPAAGGLAAAFAARAAAGPDAPAVVDGDAVLSYRELARLAAGLGGALAGHGVGPEDGVGVLLGRSAAVVTASLGAVSAGAVYVPMDPDWPAERLERVAGVGRVRALVVDAAAAGTDWVAGAAGRLPVLVVDRSGAVLDGAPPRPGPLPGAVPGGRLAYTVFTSGSTGLPKGVGVSHADVLALAADGAWADGAVDAVLMHSAYVFDASTFEVWAPLLNGGRVVVAPPGVLDAAGLRAAVERHGVSALFLTTALCNEIARTDPGAFAGLRLVAAGGEAAAPGVMGGVAAAAPDTAVLHVYGPTETTTFATRHRVRPGADGVPPIGRALDGMRLYVLDAALRPVPPGVVGELYVGGAGVARGYLGRPGLTAGRFVADPFAADGSRMYRTGDLVRWTADGDVDYAGRADGQVKLRGFRIEPAEVENALLARPGVRDVRVLVREDVPGNPRLVAYVVPEPGARVEGPALARALGRVLPAYTVPGAFVLLDALPLNANGKVDRRALPAPPLAAAGGGAPRTPYEELLAGLFADVLGVPAVGGEDDFFALGGHSLLATRLVARIRAATGAEVGLREVFAHPTVAALAAVLGPAGAGRPALVAAGRPDPLPLSFAQRRLWFLNRAEDAGDVYNVPLVLALDGPLDAAALSGALADVLARHESLRTVLAERDGVPRQVVLDAAEAAARVPLEVVEGVRADGDGGSPADGDGWVAGAVRQAAGAPFDLTADLPVRARLLRTGPERHVLVLVLHHVGADGWSLAPLCRDLAAAYRARTGGGVPEWPALRVQYADYALWQRELLGAEDDPESLASRQLAFWRGALAGLPGPVALPLDRPRPAVPGHRGGAVPFELPAEAYAGLVRLARESGCTPFMVLHAALAVTLHAHGAGTDVPLGTALAGRTEEALDELVGFFVNTVVLRTDLSGDPTFRELLGRVREFDLAAFGHADLPFERLVEDLNPDRSGGHHPLFQTMLVLQNQRAPELDLPGVTVRDLSGAPTTSKFDLTFSLTETRAGAEAGAGAEAGAEAKAETGAGAETRAESGAGAGVRAGDGGAGGGTVRLGGHLEYAAELFDAGTARALADRFARVLALAVADPDRAVGDFDPLTGPERERLLAGGRGEQRPLPGLNVPEQVARWAARTPGAPAVRDARTRLTYAELDARADALAAVLRGRGAGRGALVALAAAPSVEAVVGMLAVLRAGAAYLPVDPGYPAARIGQMLADARPALLLTGPDVPAAVSAAATGVPRLALDAPLPPAPAGRGGPAGPAGPAEAAYVIYTSGSTGRPKGVVVPHLALANHMAWMARHLGLTPDDRVLARTSTSFDASVWELWLPLTCGAEVCVAPAGANREPRELLDWMRRSDVTVAQFVPSHLALVLGEGGGRGGAERPSAGLRAVLCGGEVLPRGLAEAVAGRWGVAVHNLYGPTEATIDATAHRVAGPVAGGSVPIGRVVDGMRAYVLDGRLRPVPAGVAGELYLAGANLARGYLGRPGLTAERFVADPFGADGSRMYRTGDLVRWGADGLLQYVARADEQVKLRGFRVEPGEVAAALLALPGVAAACAVVREDVPGRPRLVGYAVAPGVAAGALRGRWPGCCPGTWCRRRWWCWRRCRCCPTGRWTGRRCRCPRRGPGAPGRGGRRARCARSCWRGSSRRCWSGRRSGRRRASSSWAGTRCWRCGWWAGCGRCWARSWLSARCSSTRRRRRWRGCWSRPRSRAGRRCGRWSGPVRCRCRSRRAGCGS